TAGACTTCCATCCCATTCAGATGCTGTTGTAATATATACCGCATAGTCCAGTCCACCTCTATATTGATTCCACCAAAGAGTATGATGTTTTGAAAGTCCTCCTCCCAACATGAAAGCTCCAGTCTTTTTTGCATCAAAAATTATCTCAGATAACTTTGTCTGATCTTTTAGTATATCAATTTTGAAATCTTTATGAGATTGATTAAATAACCAAATCTGGTTACCCACCGCTCCATCAACAATTCCAGGAACAAATACAGGAATATTGTTCTTAAAAGCCCAGTATAAGAAGGAAGATTCGTTTAAGTGACTTCCAATATATCTAATTATTTCAGATGGGGCCAATTCCCGCGAAGATTTTGAACTATCGTACAGTTTTTGCAAAAAAGATTGAACTTTATTTTCAATAAGAGGTCCATAATTCTTGTTTGGTATCAATATGTTGCCTAATCTATGAATATCTTTCTTTAGTAGAAATTGATCATCTAATCTAAAATCACCTTCATAATATGAGGAAAAAGATTTAGCAATATCGTGATCTAATGCACCACATGTTGTGATAATACAATCAAACATCTTATTCTTTATCATATCGCGTACGATACCTCGGTTCCCCGTAGAAATAAGGGCACCGACAAATGATATGAACTTCGTACAGTTTTTTTCATTTAGCATATTTTTGAGTATTTCAACGCCATTAGCCAAGTGCCTTCCCTCAAATCCACCGGAATCAGCCATATTTTTTAAAATCTGGTTTATCGATGTTCTTTGGTTTATAGAATAATCCCGTACATCTTTGAATAAATAATTCGGACTATCTCTAACATCAACATTCTTTTTTTTGATTTGTCTCAATAAAATGATGTAAATATTTTCACATTAATAAATTACTTTAAATTATATGCTTTACTT
This Candidatus Nitrosocosmicus oleophilus DNA region includes the following protein-coding sequences:
- a CDS encoding deoxyhypusine synthase; translated protein: MKKKNVDVRDSPNYLFKDVRDYSINQRTSINQILKNMADSGGFEGRHLANGVEILKNMLNEKNCTKFISFVGALISTGNRGIVRDMIKNKMFDCIITTCGALDHDIAKSFSSYYEGDFRLDDQFLLKKDIHRLGNILIPNKNYGPLIENKVQSFLQKLYDSSKSSRELAPSEIIRYIGSHLNESSFLYWAFKNNIPVFVPGIVDGAVGNQIWLFNQSHKDFKIDILKDQTKLSEIIFDAKKTGAFMLGGGLSKHHTLWWNQYRGGLDYAVYITTASEWDGSLSGAPVAEAISWGKVTAQAKQITIHADVSTVLPFIYHGLISK